A stretch of Mya arenaria isolate MELC-2E11 chromosome 14, ASM2691426v1 DNA encodes these proteins:
- the LOC128217740 gene encoding leukotriene A-4 hydrolase-like, producing the protein MSALSQTDPSSFSNPEDVLVEHIHLDLTVCFAKHTLSGSVQLKLKRVKPEAEFVVLDTRGITVTSVVDLESAEKIQYTLAEKVAVFGSKLTIRLTNRKPEHTIEITYETSRECSALQWLRPEQTAGKRQPFLFSQCEAIHCRSMVPCQDTPSVKAPYTAKIKAPSVVKVLMSALLEGSEKTEDGQMVHSFRQNHPMPSYGIAIVVGDIVSKEIGPRSKVWAEPEFIEAAAYEFAETESMLQAAESLLGPYVWGHYDLLLLPPSFPYGGMENPCLTFVTPTLLAGDRSLADVVAHEIAHSWTGNLVTNASWSDFWLNEGFTVFVERKIVSRLKDSEVYRQFLASRGWRILTETIKQLGAENNFTCLVPDMLGVDPDEAFSSVPYEKGQAFLFYLEQLLGGPEVFEKYLRAYIDKFKGKSVNTADWKAFLLEYFDSEEDAGKLATVDWQGWMYEPGIPPQKPVYDTSLVENCEELRNRWLGVSDDQLTQFTLSDIEDFQPMQIEQFLSGFADHDPISCAKVKHMGEVYKLNTVTNAEIKFRWLRLCIQAHHEPIIDEALQFVSDQGRMKFVQPVYRDLYKWSASRQRAKDNFLAHRNEMHNITVAKLEKILDVKK; encoded by the exons ATGTCTGCCCTAAGTCAGACGGATCCGTCCTCTTTTTCCAATCCTGAAGATGTGCTAGTGGAACACATACATCTAGATCTCACTGTCTGTTTTGCGAAGCACACTCTGTCAGGATCGGTCCAGCTCAAGCTGAAGAGGGTTAAGCCTGAGGCCGAGTTTGTG GTATTAGATACACGTGGCATAACAGTGACGTCAGTGGTTGATCTGGAAAGTGCAGAAAAGATCCAATACACCCTCGCAGAAAAAGTAGCCGTCTTTGGTTCTAAATTGACCATTAGATTGACCAACAGGAAACCAGA GCACACCATAGAGATAACCTATGAGACATCTCGGGAATGCTCCGCCCTTCAGTGGCTGAGACCTGAACAGACAGCGGGGAAGAGGCAGCCATTTCTCTTTAGCCAATGTGAG GCTATTCACTGCAGAAGTATGGTTCCATGCCAAGATACGCCCTCTGTCAAAGCCCCATACACGGCTAAG attAAAGCTCCGTCGGTTGTGAAGGTCCTGATGAGTGCGTTGTTGGAGGGATCGGAAAAGACTGAGGATGGACAGATGGTGCACAGCTTCCGCCAGAACCACCCAATGCCGAGCTACGGCATTGCCATTGTGGTTGGAGATATTGTGTCCAA agAAATTGGTCCTCGCAGTAAAGTCTGGGCGGAGCCTGAATTTATAGAAGCTGCTGCTTATGAATTTGCAGAG ACAGAGAGCATGTTACAAGCAGCGGAGAGCTTGTTGGGGCCGTATGTGTGGGGTCATTACGACCTGCTATTACTGCCCCCTTCTTTCCCCTATGGTGGGATGGAAAACCCCTGCCTCACTTTTGTAACGCCAACACTGCTG GCTGGTGATCGTTCGCTAGCTGATGTGGTGGCTCACGAGATCGCACATAGCTGGACCGGCAATCTCGTTACCAATGCATCATGGTCAGACTTCTG GTTGAACGAGGGTTTTACGGTATTTGTGGAGAGGAAGATTGTGAGTCGACTAAAGGACAGTGAGGTCTACAGACAGTTCCTAGCCAGTAGGGGCTGGAGAATACTCACAGAAACT ATAAAGCAGTTAGGTGCGGAGAACAACTTCACGTGCCTCGTGCCGGACATGCTAGGAGTGGATCCAGATGAAGCGTTCTCGTCTGTTCCGTATGAGAAGGGACAGGCCTTCCTTTTCTATTTGGAACAGCTGCTTGGAGGCCCTG AGGTTTTTGAGAAATACCTGAGGGCATATATTGACAAGTTCAAGGGAAAGTCTGTCAACACTGCAGACTGGAAGGCCTTCCTTCTTGAATATTTCGACTCAGAG GAAGATGCTGGAAAACTAGCTACAGTGGACTGGCAGGGCTGGATGTATGAACCTGGAATACCTCCACAAAAacctgt GTATGACACAAGCCTGGTTGAGAATTGTGAGGAATTACGCAATCGCTGGCTGGGTGTGTCGGATGACCAGCTGACACAGTTCACTCTCTCTGATATTGAGGACTTTCAGCCTATGCAGATTGAACAGTTTCTGTCGGGATTTGCTGATCAT GATCCCATATCATGTGCTAAGGTGAAACACATGGGAGAGGTTTACAAATTGAACACCGTCACAAATGCAGAAATAAAATTCAG ATGGCTGCGACTCTGTATACAAGCACATCATGAACCAATCATTGATGAGGCTCTCCAGTTTGTTTCTGATCAGGGAAGGATGAAATTCGTCCAGCCAGTGTACAG GGACCTGTATAAATGGTCGGCCAGCAGACAGAGAGCAAAAGACAACTTCCTAGCTCATAGAAACGAGATGCACAACATTACAGTGGCTAAATTGGAGAAGATCTTAGATGTAAAGAAATAG